One part of the Rutidosis leptorrhynchoides isolate AG116_Rl617_1_P2 chromosome 1, CSIRO_AGI_Rlap_v1, whole genome shotgun sequence genome encodes these proteins:
- the LOC139895641 gene encoding putative F-box protein At3g10240 → MANSLPIEIQAEIIKHLPIKSLIRCTLLSKLFSSIIKSSSFVTEHSVRHNQQHYLIAHLKKIISSLTLRIELITSPDTTVYARSKLYVSIIDNDTFPQNKSPITVPEFIKRFEPGQSYGFCSSQGLLCLFEDAVVEKKCIIWNPSIRRCIVIPIPDASATVVGFGVCPDSSDIKLVKIREYDNSATSNSVNWEAEVYTVSSGIWKTVRSDKPHESVSLNSDQVAINGIIYFSANDYSSRMNGYPKNLIITFDLTSDKIGEVQLPDSLALVSGVLYLSRRMESLAVIHDYEEGEQRVCDVWMMKHGVRNSYEKLFTFRAPKDSDDRVLGFRKNGDPILLRSGPSKGDKIEVYNPSSEQFTDLEVFGSGDCIEAVIVDSLAETLHLIDLSNTILINDDNKVDVDNEKDAANDNDDHDDDDDDATTAASVLMDMFQAK, encoded by the exons atggctaatagCTTACCGATCGAGATTCAAGCTGAAATCATAAAACATCTTCCGATTAAATCATTGATTCGATGCACATTGCTTTCAAAGCTATTCAGTTCCATCATCAAAAGCTCTTCGTTCGTCACTGAACACAGCGTCCGCCACAATCAGCAACATTATCTAATTGCACA TTTAAAGAAAATCATATCATCCTTAACCTTAAGGATCGAACTCATCACCTCTCCAGACACAACCGTTTATGCCCGCAGCAAGTTGTACGTTTCGATTATTGATAATGATACTTTCCCCCAAAACAAGTCTCCTATTACTGTTCCTGAGTTTATTAAACGATTTGAGCCAGGGCAATCGTACGGTTTCTGTTCGTCTCAGGGATTATTGTGTTTATTTGAAGATGctgttgttgagaagaaatgtaTTATATGGAATCCTTCAATTCGGAGATGTATCGTTATTCCGATTCCTGATGCGTCAGCTACTGTTGTTGGTTTCGGAGTTTGTCCTGACAGTAGTGACATTAAGCTTGTCAAAATCAGGGAATATGATAATAGTGCCACTTCTAATTCCGTCAATTGGGAGGCAGAGGTTTATACTGTAAGCTCGGGGATTTGGAAAACTGTACGTAGCGATAAGCCTCATGAATCAGTTTCCTTAAATTCGGATCAGGTAGCTATTAATGGGATTATATATTTTTCTGCTAATGATTATAGTAGTAGAATGAATGGATATCCTAAAAATTTGATTATTACATTTGATCTAACAAGTGATAAAATTGGAGAAGTACAACTACCTGATAGTTTAGCACTTGTATCTGGAGTGTTGTATCTCTCTAGGCGAATGGAGTCTCTTGCTGTGATTCATGATTATGAAGAGGGTGAACAACGAGTTTGTGATGTCTGGATGATGAAGCATGGTGTTCGAAACTCTTATGAAAAACTTTTTACTTTTAGGGCACCAAAGGATTCAGATGACAGAGTACTAGGATTTAGAAAGAATGGTGATCCTATATTGTTAAGGTCAGGACCATCCAAAGGAGACAAAATTGAGGTTTACAATCCATCATCAGAACAGTTCACTGATCTTGAGGTTTTTGGAAGCGGTGATTGTATAGAGGCAGTCATCGTGGACTCCCTCGCGGAAACGTTACATCTGATTGATCTGTCGAATACTATTCTCATTAATGACGACAATAAAGTTGATGTTGACAACGAAAAAGATGCTgctaatgataatgatgatcatgatgatgatgatgatgacgctaCCACTGCCGCTTCTGTGTTGATGGACATGTTCCAAG CTAAATAA